One part of the Aneurinibacillus sp. REN35 genome encodes these proteins:
- the ndk gene encoding nucleoside-diphosphate kinase — protein sequence MAKQRTFIMAKPDAVQRNLIGDIMQRFERKGFHLIGAKLMNVPRELAEEHYSEHKEKPFFGELVDFITSGAVFAMVWEGENVIATARNMMGKTNPAEAAPGTIRGDFGISMGMNIIHGSDAPETAEREIALWFKEGDLHQYEKTINKWI from the coding sequence ATGGCGAAACAACGCACTTTTATCATGGCAAAACCAGACGCTGTACAGCGCAATCTGATCGGTGACATCATGCAGCGCTTTGAACGTAAAGGATTCCATTTAATTGGCGCAAAATTAATGAACGTGCCACGCGAGCTGGCAGAAGAGCATTACTCTGAGCATAAAGAGAAGCCTTTCTTTGGTGAGCTTGTGGATTTCATCACATCCGGCGCAGTGTTTGCAATGGTATGGGAAGGCGAGAATGTAATCGCAACAGCTCGTAACATGATGGGTAAAACAAATCCAGCAGAAGCTGCTCCAGGAACGATCCGCGGCGACTTTGGCATCAGCATGGGCATGAATATTATCCACGGCTCTGATGCTCCGGAAACGGCTGAGCGTGAGATCGCGCTTTGGTTTAAAGAAGGCGATCTGCACCAATACGAAAAAACAATTAACAAATGGATCTAA
- a CDS encoding CheR family methyltransferase — protein MEDRDFVLFIDKVKRKTGIDLALYKEAQMKRRLTSLRTKRGFNTFESFFEAMLKNPELFNEFLDRMTINVSEFFRNPSRWDVLETKILPRLLKERGKVKCWSAACSTGEEPYSLAMLLSRFMQLREIDITATDIDEGAIAKAKRGLYTERSLQDAPKDLVAKYFKKDGIMYTLSDEIKRLITFKRHNMLADSFDKNFDLIICRNVMIYFTEEAKNELYHKFASSLRSGGVLFVGSTEQIFQPQQYGFEPEDTFFYRKI, from the coding sequence ATGGAAGACAGAGATTTTGTACTTTTTATTGACAAAGTAAAGCGTAAAACAGGTATTGATCTGGCACTGTATAAGGAAGCGCAGATGAAACGCAGATTGACCTCGCTGCGCACGAAGAGAGGCTTTAACACGTTTGAGAGCTTTTTTGAAGCGATGCTAAAAAATCCGGAATTGTTCAATGAGTTCTTGGATCGCATGACGATAAATGTATCGGAATTCTTTCGCAATCCGAGTCGCTGGGACGTGCTGGAGACAAAGATTCTGCCGCGTCTACTAAAAGAGCGTGGAAAAGTAAAGTGCTGGAGTGCCGCCTGTTCTACCGGCGAAGAACCCTACTCGCTTGCGATGCTGTTGTCACGCTTTATGCAACTGCGCGAGATTGATATTACAGCTACCGACATTGACGAAGGAGCGATCGCAAAAGCGAAGCGCGGCCTATACACAGAGCGGTCTTTACAAGATGCCCCGAAAGATTTGGTGGCTAAGTATTTCAAAAAAGACGGAATTATGTATACTCTCTCTGATGAGATCAAACGTCTTATTACATTTAAGCGGCACAATATGCTGGCCGATTCGTTTGATAAAAATTTTGATCTAATTATTTGCCGCAATGTAATGATTTATTTTACAGAAGAAGCGAAGAATGAGCTGTATCACAAATTTGCCTCCTCGCTTCGCTCAGGCGGCGTGCTGTTTGTGGGCAGTACAGAACAGATTTTTCAGCCGCAGCAATACGGATTTGAACCGGAGGACACGTTCTTTTATCGCAAGATATAA
- the aroC gene encoding chorismate synthase, protein MRYLTAGESHGPQLTAIIEGVPSNLPLSVEKINEELLRRMKGHGRGRRMQIEKDQVKIVAGVRHGKTTGAPICLVVENKDWTHWQNIMSPEPVEEGEDKRRVSRPRPGHADLNGALKYNQRDMRNILERSSARETAVRVAVGAVARQLLEQFDIIVGGHVLRIGEVEAKQMDVSLEDMMRITEESPVRCLDSEAAQKMMDLIDQAKADGDSLGGIVEVIAQGLPVGLGSHVQWDRKLDGRLAQAIVSIQAFKGVEVGIGFEAAARPGSQVHDEIVLDEQGRYTRSTNRAGGLEGGMTTGMPVVVRGVMKPIPTLYKPLGSIDIDTKESFAASIERSDSCAVPAASVVAEAVVCWTLADALCEKFAGDSLEEMKANYESYNQHVERF, encoded by the coding sequence ATGCGCTATTTAACAGCAGGAGAATCACATGGACCACAATTAACAGCAATTATCGAAGGAGTGCCTAGCAATCTGCCTCTTTCCGTAGAAAAAATTAACGAAGAGCTTTTGCGCCGTATGAAAGGGCATGGCCGCGGACGTCGTATGCAGATCGAAAAGGATCAGGTGAAGATTGTAGCAGGTGTGCGTCATGGTAAGACAACGGGTGCACCGATCTGTCTTGTAGTGGAGAATAAGGATTGGACCCACTGGCAGAATATTATGAGCCCTGAGCCGGTAGAGGAAGGCGAAGACAAGCGCCGTGTTTCACGCCCGCGTCCGGGACATGCAGACTTAAACGGCGCTCTGAAATACAATCAGCGGGACATGCGCAACATTCTCGAACGCTCAAGCGCTCGCGAGACAGCAGTTCGCGTAGCGGTAGGTGCGGTGGCGCGTCAGTTATTAGAACAATTCGACATTATTGTCGGAGGTCACGTTCTACGTATTGGCGAAGTGGAAGCAAAGCAGATGGATGTGAGCCTTGAGGACATGATGCGAATTACGGAAGAGTCGCCGGTTCGCTGTCTTGACAGTGAAGCCGCACAGAAGATGATGGACTTAATTGATCAGGCAAAAGCGGATGGTGATTCCCTCGGCGGTATTGTAGAAGTCATCGCGCAGGGTCTGCCGGTTGGGCTTGGCAGCCATGTACAGTGGGACCGCAAGCTTGATGGAAGGCTCGCTCAAGCGATCGTGAGCATCCAGGCATTTAAAGGCGTGGAAGTGGGCATTGGATTTGAAGCGGCGGCACGCCCCGGTTCGCAGGTGCATGATGAGATTGTTCTTGATGAGCAGGGACGCTATACCCGCAGCACAAATCGTGCAGGTGGTTTAGAAGGTGGTATGACAACCGGGATGCCTGTAGTTGTACGCGGTGTTATGAAGCCGATTCCGACATTATACAAGCCGCTTGGCAGCATTGATATCGATACGAAGGAGTCATTTGCCGCAAGTATCGAACGCTCGGACAGCTGCGCTGTGCCTGCTGCAAGCGTTGTGGCAGAAGCGGTCGTATGCTGGACATTGGCAGATGCCTTGTGTGAGAAGTTTGCCGGAGACTCGCTCGAAGAGATGAAGGCTAACTATGAGAGCTACAACCAACATGTGGAGAGATTCTAA
- the aroB gene encoding 3-dehydroquinate synthase translates to MKQLTVELGERTYPIWIGPGVLERLPHLLAEAGIDNGRKLFIVTDEHIASLYLDRTESVLRSAGYAVYHHIVAAGEKAKSLSVYEQIMTQALESGLDRKSAFLALGGGVVGDLTGFVAATYMRGVDFVQIPTTLLAHDSSVGGKVAVNHPLGKNIIGAFHQPRLVAYDTALLRTLPPREVAAGFSEVVKHGLIWDEAFVTWLEQNAEGLQNFDDELLQEALLRACSVKVAVVSEDETEQGLRAILNLGHTFAHAFEALCGYERLNHGEAVAIGMVAAALLAEKLGMAAHISERTRRVLAKYRLPTALPYALSEDDIIETMRRDKKGEGGKLVFVLPVAIGEVEIRKGVDEEAVRDVLRVLQEGGEA, encoded by the coding sequence ATGAAGCAGCTCACGGTAGAACTCGGAGAACGCACGTACCCGATTTGGATTGGGCCAGGCGTGCTGGAGAGACTCCCACATTTGCTAGCCGAGGCGGGAATCGATAATGGTCGCAAGTTGTTTATTGTAACGGATGAACATATAGCGTCCCTGTACTTAGATAGGACAGAGTCTGTGCTTCGCAGCGCCGGGTATGCTGTGTATCATCATATTGTGGCGGCAGGAGAGAAAGCGAAAAGCTTGTCTGTGTATGAGCAGATTATGACGCAGGCATTAGAATCGGGCTTGGATCGAAAATCAGCGTTTTTGGCGCTTGGCGGTGGGGTTGTCGGAGATCTTACAGGGTTTGTCGCGGCGACCTATATGCGCGGCGTTGATTTTGTGCAGATTCCAACAACATTGCTTGCCCATGATAGCAGTGTCGGCGGCAAAGTTGCCGTCAATCATCCGCTTGGAAAGAATATTATCGGCGCATTCCATCAGCCGCGTCTCGTCGCGTATGATACAGCCCTTCTGCGCACGCTTCCTCCACGCGAAGTGGCCGCGGGATTCTCAGAGGTGGTTAAGCATGGCTTAATCTGGGACGAGGCGTTTGTAACATGGCTTGAACAGAATGCAGAAGGACTTCAGAACTTCGATGATGAACTGCTGCAGGAGGCATTGCTTCGAGCCTGCAGCGTGAAGGTTGCTGTCGTATCCGAGGATGAAACAGAGCAGGGCTTACGCGCCATTTTGAATTTGGGCCATACGTTTGCTCATGCATTTGAAGCGTTATGCGGCTATGAGCGATTGAATCACGGTGAAGCGGTGGCGATTGGAATGGTTGCGGCTGCGCTGCTGGCTGAGAAGCTGGGCATGGCTGCACATATTAGCGAGCGTACACGCCGTGTTCTGGCCAAGTATCGACTGCCAACTGCATTGCCTTACGCATTGAGCGAGGATGATATTATCGAGACGATGCGGCGCGATAAGAAGGGAGAAGGCGGCAAGCTTGTATTTGTGCTTCCTGTTGCCATTGGCGAAGTAGAGATTAGAAAAGGTGTGGATGAAGAGGCGGTACGTGATGTATTGCGCGTACTGCAAGAAGGAGGAGAAGCATAA
- the aroH gene encoding chorismate mutase, which yields MAVRGIRGAITVAANEEALILEATERLIQQIIETNEIEADDVASVIITVTNDLNAAFPARGARAIPGFDLVPLMCSNEIPVPGSLEKCIRVMMLVNTEKASRDVRHVFLEGAAALRPDLNPHVK from the coding sequence ATGGCAGTTCGGGGAATTCGTGGTGCAATTACTGTTGCTGCGAACGAAGAGGCTCTTATTCTAGAGGCGACGGAGCGATTGATTCAGCAGATTATCGAGACCAATGAGATCGAAGCAGATGATGTGGCAAGTGTGATCATCACGGTAACAAACGATTTGAATGCGGCATTTCCTGCGCGTGGTGCACGTGCAATTCCTGGCTTTGATCTGGTACCGCTTATGTGTTCGAATGAAATCCCTGTGCCAGGAAGCCTTGAGAAGTGCATCCGTGTGATGATGCTGGTGAATACAGAGAAGGCGAGCCGCGATGTTCGACATGTCTTCTTAGAAGGTGCGGCAGCCCTGCGTCCCGATCTGAATCCGCACGTGAAATAA
- the trpE gene encoding anthranilate synthase component I translates to MFTPSLAEARELASRYNFIPVSYSFLADQATPIHLYQSVRRPNSFLLESVEAASRFGRYSFIGLQPFLTCRVQDEKLERSYRSGQKEIVDGNPLDALQDTLRRFRSPKLAGFPPFTGGAVGMLGYDTVRFVEELPKAAHDTLQVDTMHLLFVDEVIAYDHVKQEVNVIVSIQADEAMTDEEFASAYDTACGRIRKRVREISESEARAFARIDNIPQEGAPLAVTSNVTRDAYTSMVERAKEYIAAGDIFQVVLSQRFAVNHTADPLLVYRILRLTNPSPYMYYFEIDGVTVAGTSPELLVKVIDGTAETRPIAGTRRRGVDEAEDAALTAEMLADEKECAEHLMLLDLGRNDIGRVARYGSVEVTQQMEVEYYSRVMHMVSHVRGTLAAEKEPFDALTSCFPAGTLSGSPKIRAMEIIAELEGEARGFYGGAVGYFSFDGNLDSCIVIRTIVFKDGKAYVQAGGGIVADSTPDEEYEESRNKAHAMLHALSLAEKMTSTEEMRAHV, encoded by the coding sequence ATGTTTACCCCATCACTTGCTGAGGCACGCGAACTGGCCTCACGCTATAATTTTATTCCCGTTTCGTATTCTTTTTTGGCTGATCAAGCCACCCCCATTCATTTATACCAGAGTGTACGCAGACCGAATTCCTTTCTTTTAGAAAGCGTAGAAGCTGCAAGTCGATTTGGCCGCTATTCTTTTATTGGTCTTCAACCATTTCTCACATGCCGTGTACAGGATGAGAAGCTTGAGCGCTCTTACCGCTCAGGGCAAAAAGAGATCGTAGATGGCAACCCGCTCGATGCGCTGCAGGATACGTTGCGTCGTTTTCGAAGCCCGAAGCTTGCCGGTTTTCCTCCATTTACCGGCGGTGCCGTTGGCATGCTTGGTTATGACACCGTCCGCTTTGTTGAAGAGCTGCCCAAAGCGGCACACGATACACTGCAGGTAGATACGATGCATTTGCTTTTTGTTGATGAAGTTATTGCTTATGATCATGTGAAGCAGGAAGTTAATGTCATCGTCAGCATCCAAGCTGATGAAGCGATGACAGACGAAGAGTTTGCTTCAGCATACGATACAGCCTGCGGACGCATTCGCAAGCGTGTTCGCGAGATTTCCGAGTCGGAAGCGCGGGCGTTTGCTAGGATCGATAACATTCCACAGGAGGGGGCTCCGCTTGCAGTCACAAGCAATGTGACACGAGATGCATATACGAGCATGGTGGAACGGGCTAAGGAATACATCGCAGCAGGAGATATCTTCCAGGTCGTATTGTCTCAGCGATTTGCTGTAAATCATACCGCGGACCCGCTGCTTGTGTACAGGATTTTAAGACTCACCAATCCGTCCCCGTATATGTATTATTTTGAGATTGACGGGGTAACGGTAGCCGGTACATCCCCAGAGCTATTGGTCAAAGTGATTGACGGTACAGCAGAGACGAGACCGATTGCAGGAACGAGGCGTCGAGGCGTTGACGAGGCAGAAGATGCTGCGTTAACTGCTGAGATGCTTGCCGATGAAAAGGAATGCGCCGAGCATCTAATGCTGCTGGATTTAGGACGCAACGATATCGGGAGAGTGGCTCGCTACGGAAGCGTAGAGGTAACGCAGCAGATGGAGGTTGAATACTATTCTCGTGTGATGCATATGGTCTCGCATGTTCGCGGTACACTCGCTGCAGAGAAAGAACCTTTCGATGCGCTGACCTCCTGCTTCCCGGCAGGAACGCTATCAGGTTCACCAAAGATTAGGGCGATGGAGATTATCGCCGAACTTGAAGGCGAAGCACGTGGGTTCTATGGAGGTGCTGTCGGGTATTTCAGCTTCGATGGCAATCTCGATTCCTGCATCGTTATTCGCACGATTGTATTTAAAGATGGAAAAGCATACGTACAGGCGGGCGGCGGCATTGTTGCCGATTCTACGCCGGATGAAGAATATGAAGAGTCAAGAAATAAGGCGCACGCGATGCTGCACGCGTTGAGCTTAGCTGAGAAAATGACGAGCACAGAGGAGATGAGAGCGCATGTTTAA
- the trpD gene encoding anthranilate phosphoribosyltransferase, which yields MFKQLLEQVAQGESLAREEAREAMRLIMEGEAQPIQIAGFLTALRMKGETVDEIIGFVETMREKAMSLNTNGAGLLDTCGTGGDGGVTFNISTAAALVAAAGGARVAKHGNRAVSSKSGSADVLEALGVTITTTPESAVRCLEETNLCFLFAPQYHQAMKHAVEPRRQLGFRTVFNLLGPLTNPARADRQLLGIYDKNLGSKVAEVLSEMGVKRALVVAGADGLDEISISAPTHIVEVDHGTITSYTVHPEMFGLSSYPLAAVAGGDARKNADIVNRILDGERGAYRDIVVLNAAAAFYVTDQAASIADGVRYVEELLDTGEAKQKLEQLVKVTGGMSHAS from the coding sequence ATGTTTAAGCAATTGCTAGAACAGGTGGCACAGGGAGAATCGCTTGCACGAGAAGAAGCACGTGAGGCGATGCGGCTAATTATGGAAGGGGAAGCGCAGCCCATTCAGATCGCAGGTTTTCTAACGGCATTGCGCATGAAGGGCGAGACCGTTGACGAAATCATCGGGTTTGTAGAGACGATGCGTGAGAAAGCGATGAGTCTTAATACGAACGGCGCGGGGCTGCTTGATACGTGCGGTACGGGTGGTGACGGCGGCGTTACTTTTAATATCTCAACAGCGGCGGCGCTGGTGGCGGCTGCCGGTGGTGCACGAGTCGCCAAGCACGGCAATCGGGCCGTTTCTAGCAAAAGCGGCAGTGCGGACGTATTAGAAGCACTTGGGGTTACAATTACGACTACACCGGAGTCAGCGGTTCGCTGCCTTGAAGAAACCAATCTTTGCTTCCTATTCGCGCCGCAGTATCATCAGGCAATGAAGCATGCAGTAGAGCCTAGGAGGCAGTTGGGCTTTCGGACGGTATTCAATCTGCTCGGCCCGCTGACTAACCCGGCGCGGGCAGATCGGCAACTGCTTGGCATCTACGATAAGAATCTCGGTTCGAAAGTAGCCGAAGTGCTCAGTGAGATGGGGGTAAAGCGCGCTCTTGTGGTGGCGGGAGCTGATGGACTGGATGAGATTAGCATTAGTGCTCCGACACACATTGTTGAAGTAGACCACGGAACGATTACTTCGTATACGGTTCACCCTGAAATGTTTGGATTATCTTCTTATCCGCTTGCGGCTGTGGCGGGCGGCGATGCGAGGAAGAATGCCGATATTGTGAATCGTATATTGGACGGTGAGCGGGGTGCTTATCGCGATATTGTCGTATTGAATGCTGCTGCTGCCTTTTATGTAACGGATCAGGCTGCTTCGATTGCGGATGGTGTACGGTATGTAGAAGAACTTTTGGATACGGGAGAAGCCAAACAAAAGCTTGAACAGTTGGTGAAGGTAACGGGAGGAATGAGCCATGCTTCGTAA
- the trpC gene encoding indole-3-glycerol phosphate synthase TrpC, with product MLRNIVAQKKKEVEQLYTRTSIAELEHCIATLPPCRSLAKRFAERSRTVGVIAEVKKASPSRGLIREPFDPLSIARDYEAADVEGMSVLTDETFFQGSIEYLRQIRDAMQKPIPLLRKDFIIDPRQLYEARAYGADVVLLIAAILDRRQLHALAEEARALGLETLVEVHTAEELTDVLDTITPDLLGVNNRDLKTFQTSLETTFALLDDLPDSFVTISESGIHSSEQVNQLAQAGVDGILVGEHFMRQADIEQAVYDLVGSTRHVMEESR from the coding sequence ATGCTTCGTAATATTGTCGCACAAAAGAAAAAAGAAGTGGAGCAGTTATATACGCGCACATCGATTGCTGAATTGGAGCACTGCATTGCCACGCTTCCTCCCTGTCGTTCCCTTGCGAAGCGTTTTGCGGAGCGGAGCCGTACGGTCGGAGTTATCGCAGAGGTGAAGAAAGCATCGCCTTCGCGCGGCTTGATTCGTGAGCCATTCGATCCCTTGAGCATTGCGCGGGATTATGAAGCAGCAGATGTGGAGGGCATGTCTGTATTAACGGATGAGACATTTTTTCAAGGAAGCATAGAATACTTACGTCAGATTAGGGATGCTATGCAAAAGCCGATTCCTTTGCTGCGCAAAGATTTTATCATTGACCCGCGGCAGCTCTATGAAGCACGTGCGTATGGAGCCGATGTCGTACTCCTGATTGCGGCCATCCTTGACCGACGGCAGCTGCATGCATTGGCAGAGGAGGCACGTGCATTGGGGCTTGAGACGCTGGTAGAGGTGCATACAGCCGAAGAGCTTACGGATGTGCTTGATACGATCACACCGGATTTGCTAGGTGTTAACAACCGGGATTTGAAAACATTCCAAACATCGCTTGAGACAACTTTTGCGCTGCTTGATGATCTGCCTGATTCTTTCGTGACGATTAGCGAGTCCGGCATTCACTCGTCAGAACAAGTCAATCAATTGGCGCAAGCTGGAGTAGATGGCATACTGGTCGGCGAGCATTTTATGCGTCAGGCAGACATCGAGCAGGCCGTGTATGATTTGGTCGGTTCCACAAGACATGTGATGGAGGAGTCGCGCTGA
- a CDS encoding phosphoribosylanthranilate isomerase, translating into MRPILKICGITEIATLEEMDEANLPIDQVGFVFAASRRKVNFEQWRELASYVPQTARAAGVFVNPSLAALHAAFEAAPLAVVQLHGEEDPAFCKEIRRTFGCQVTKTFSIREQDTELLSTALAAYAGCIDYVLLDTAVGTQLGGTGKAFAWERITPYQKWSRAQGVPLLVAGGVHANNVGELLEKHRPDGVDISSGAETDGHKDINKIRTIIERMSEYEQSTVE; encoded by the coding sequence ATGCGGCCGATCCTTAAAATCTGCGGCATTACAGAGATAGCTACGCTTGAAGAAATGGATGAGGCGAATCTTCCCATCGATCAAGTGGGCTTTGTATTCGCAGCGAGCCGTCGAAAGGTTAATTTTGAGCAGTGGAGGGAGCTTGCTTCTTATGTGCCGCAGACAGCGCGTGCCGCCGGGGTATTTGTTAATCCTTCGCTCGCAGCGCTGCATGCCGCATTTGAAGCGGCACCGCTTGCTGTTGTACAACTGCACGGCGAAGAAGACCCTGCCTTTTGTAAAGAGATTCGACGCACGTTTGGTTGTCAGGTAACGAAAACATTCAGCATCCGCGAACAAGACACAGAGCTTCTGTCCACAGCGCTTGCAGCGTACGCTGGGTGCATTGATTATGTATTGCTAGATACAGCCGTTGGCACACAGCTTGGCGGTACAGGCAAGGCATTTGCATGGGAGCGTATAACCCCGTACCAGAAATGGAGCAGAGCACAGGGCGTTCCGCTGCTTGTCGCGGGTGGTGTGCATGCGAACAACGTAGGTGAATTATTGGAAAAGCATAGACCCGATGGCGTTGATATTTCAAGCGGAGCAGAAACGGACGGGCATAAGGATATAAACAAAATACGCACAATTATCGAGAGGATGAGCGAGTATGAGCAGAGCACAGTTGAGTAG
- the trpB gene encoding tryptophan synthase subunit beta, which produces MSRAQLSRESKGRFGPFGGRYVPETLVNALDELEEAYEQALQDEAFKAELADLLTQYSGRPTPLYYAERLTEKLGGARIYLKREDLNHTGAHKINNAIAQGLLAKRMGKQEIIAETGAGQHGVAAATVAARLGLQCKVYMGEEDMKRQKLNVFRMELLGAEVVPVYSGTRTLKDATSEAIRTWVSEVDTTFYMIGSVVGPHPYPKMVRDFQRIIGDETRAQILKSETRLPDYVVACVGGGSNAMGMFYPFLNDTDVSLIGVEAAGYGIETDKHAATITKGTRGVIHGTMTYLLQDEFGQIIEPHSISAGLDYPGIGPEHAHLHNSGRAAYHAVTDAEALEALRLLCREEGIIPALESAHAIAETIKLAPTLAQDKVIVVCLSGRGDKDVTQIYEREGGAQA; this is translated from the coding sequence ATGAGCAGAGCACAGTTGAGTAGAGAGAGTAAAGGAAGATTCGGACCATTCGGCGGACGGTATGTACCAGAAACGCTGGTTAATGCACTTGATGAGCTGGAGGAGGCATATGAGCAGGCATTGCAGGATGAAGCTTTCAAGGCAGAGCTTGCGGATTTACTTACGCAGTATTCCGGGCGTCCTACACCGTTGTATTATGCAGAGCGGCTGACGGAAAAGTTGGGTGGAGCACGCATTTATTTAAAGCGGGAAGATTTAAATCATACGGGTGCGCACAAAATCAATAATGCAATTGCCCAAGGGTTGTTGGCAAAGCGGATGGGTAAGCAGGAGATTATTGCTGAAACAGGTGCAGGACAGCACGGCGTGGCAGCGGCTACTGTAGCAGCGCGTCTCGGTCTGCAGTGCAAAGTGTATATGGGCGAAGAAGACATGAAACGCCAGAAGCTGAATGTATTCCGAATGGAGTTGCTTGGTGCGGAAGTCGTACCGGTATATTCCGGTACGCGGACGCTTAAAGACGCCACCAGCGAAGCGATCCGCACATGGGTCAGTGAGGTGGATACCACATTTTATATGATTGGTTCTGTAGTAGGACCGCATCCATATCCAAAAATGGTGCGAGACTTCCAGCGTATTATCGGCGATGAGACCAGAGCACAAATTCTAAAAAGTGAGACGCGTCTCCCTGATTATGTCGTCGCCTGTGTGGGGGGCGGAAGCAATGCGATGGGAATGTTCTACCCATTTCTCAATGATACGGATGTCTCGCTGATCGGTGTAGAAGCGGCAGGCTACGGTATAGAGACCGATAAGCATGCTGCTACCATTACAAAAGGTACGCGCGGTGTCATTCATGGTACGATGACGTACCTTCTGCAGGATGAATTCGGCCAGATCATCGAACCCCATTCCATCTCGGCCGGATTGGATTATCCGGGGATCGGACCGGAACATGCGCACCTGCATAACAGCGGACGTGCTGCTTATCATGCGGTAACGGATGCGGAGGCGCTCGAGGCGCTGCGCCTTTTGTGCAGAGAAGAGGGAATCATTCCGGCGTTAGAGAGTGCACATGCGATTGCGGAAACGATAAAGCTTGCTCCCACGCTTGCACAAGATAAGGTTATTGTCGTTTGTTTATCGGGTCGCGGAGATAAAGACGTCACGCAGATTTACGAACGGGAAGGGGGCGCTCAGGCATGA
- the trpA gene encoding tryptophan synthase subunit alpha, which yields MIETKTGTERIAEAFVHGEQAFIPFITAGYPTPDVTVGIALALQEAGAAIIELGVPYSDPLADGPTIQRASAQALSHGVTIERTLVLAAQMRQAGLTIPLILFTYMNPVLQYGPDRIFKRMEEAGVDGILIPDLPMEEADEIDALAEAYARPLISLVAPTSEQRVGMIASQAKGFLYCVSSLGVTGVRSSLDTGVTAFLSQVRAHASVPVAVGFGISSAEQAQLVAPHSDGFIVGSALIEKIREAEPYLLDELKQEEGFDIVKKFVQQLQSGV from the coding sequence ATGATTGAGACAAAAACAGGTACAGAGCGTATTGCAGAGGCGTTTGTTCATGGAGAACAGGCATTTATTCCATTCATTACAGCCGGATACCCAACGCCTGATGTGACGGTAGGAATTGCTCTAGCTTTGCAGGAAGCAGGAGCAGCGATTATCGAATTGGGGGTTCCATATTCGGACCCGTTAGCTGATGGCCCGACGATTCAGCGGGCATCGGCGCAGGCATTATCGCATGGTGTTACCATCGAGCGGACGCTTGTGCTTGCAGCGCAGATGCGTCAGGCAGGGCTTACGATACCGCTAATCCTGTTTACGTACATGAATCCGGTGCTGCAATATGGACCGGACCGGATTTTTAAACGAATGGAAGAAGCGGGAGTAGACGGCATTCTAATCCCAGACTTGCCAATGGAGGAAGCAGATGAGATTGACGCATTGGCTGAAGCATATGCTCGGCCGCTTATCTCGCTTGTCGCTCCTACATCTGAGCAGCGGGTAGGCATGATCGCATCGCAAGCGAAAGGCTTCCTCTACTGCGTTTCTTCACTGGGGGTTACCGGTGTACGTTCATCGCTTGATACAGGGGTGACTGCTTTCTTATCACAGGTGAGAGCGCATGCGTCTGTTCCTGTTGCCGTAGGATTTGGAATTTCTAGCGCCGAGCAGGCACAGCTTGTCGCTCCTCATAGTGACGGTTTTATTGTCGGCAGCGCCTTGATTGAGAAAATACGGGAAGCGGAACCGTATTTATTGGATGAGCTGAAGCAGGAGGAAGGATTTGATATAGTAAAAAAATTTGTACAACAGTTGCAATCTGGGGTATGA